From the genome of Anopheles moucheti chromosome 3, idAnoMoucSN_F20_07, whole genome shotgun sequence, one region includes:
- the LOC128300777 gene encoding sphingomyelin phosphodiesterase-like: MQRAMWVLFGRVTLLSLALLAALQTPTTEADRLQPKGYRETVQKLQKFYVKFEDKVSREFRRWKEEGTMSPHFRQLIHGSAISKSERAQEIRELPTTREGPLCAICRGFGGSVLEFRREGATREEVFNTTVELCTMLNLQEESICRGLIELNIDPILYIVDNRPDLTSASLCAVVFQSGACVLDDLAFTEWQVDVDPNGTPVTASKTGTAQRGPNDLKIVQITDLHFDPNYRTGYNAECGAPACCRESQGIPDDPAAASGHWGDYRNCDTPWNAVEDLIDRVAEEHSDADFVYHTGDIIDHGIWETSIGYNVRSINRVINKLRETFPETPVYNILGNHEAHPTNVYELGEVTRPDFSTNWLYHLSADLWSHWLPRATEQTIRLGGYYTALIRPGFRVIALNNNDCYTFNWWILYQPDALKGQLQWLHDVLLQAERTGEKVHILAHLPISSDCFSVWQREYRRILERFRDTISAQFHGHTHKDEFNVFYASENPEFAVGVAWNGGSGTAHTNVNPNYVVYYVNPDTYEVTDFESYAYNLTSANLTPDERPDWFRMYSFQEEFGLSDLSPAGVDELIQRLGTPAGRDDLRRYWEYKVKLADASLANDCTEDCLLNHLCEIVTNQADDLRKCQELSDTFFD; the protein is encoded by the exons ATGCAGCGTGCAATGTGGGTGCTGTTTGGGAGAGTCACGTTACTGTCCCTGGCGTTGTTGGCGGCACTGCAGACACCTACAACTGAGGCCGATCGGCTGCAACCGAAAGGATATCGCGAAACAGTTCAGAAGCTCCAAAAGTTTTACG tAAAGTTTGAGGACAAAGTCTCGCGGGAATTCCGTCGATGGAAGGAGGAAGGCACCATGTCACCGCACTTCCGACAGCTGATCCACGGGTCCGCCATTAGCAAAAGTGAACGTGCTCAGGAAATACGCGAGCTGCCAACGACCCGAGAGGGCCCGTTGTGTGCGATCTGTCGTGGGTTCGGTGGATCGGTTCTGGAGTTCCGTCGTGAAGGTGCCACGAGGGAGGAAGTGTTCAACACGACGGTGGAACTGTGCACGATGCTCAATCTGCAGGAAGAATCCATCTGTCGGGGACTGATCGAGCTAAACATTGACCCCATCCTTTATATTGTGGACAATCGACCGGATCTAACATCGGCATCGTTGTGCGCCGTGGTCTTCCAATCCGGCGCATGTGTGCTGGACGATTTAGCTTTTACCGAGTGGCAGGTGGATGTTGATCCGAACGGAACACCGGTGACAGCTTCAAAGACGGGTACGGCCCAGCGTGGTCCGAACGATTTGAAGATCGTCCAAATCACTGATCTTCACTTCGACCCGAATTATCGCACCGGATATAACGCGGAATGTGGGGCACCGGCTTGCTGCCGGGAGTCTCAAGGTATCCCCGACGATCCAGCAGCAGCCTCCGGACATTGGGGTGACTATCGAAACTGCGATACACCGTGGAATGCTGTCGAAGATCTTATCGATCGCGTAGCGGAAGAACATTCCGATGCGGACTTTGTCTACCACACCGGTGATATCATCGATCATGGAATTTGGGAGACTTCGATCGGTTACAATGTACGATCAATTAACCGAGTGATTAACAAACTGCGCGAAACGTTCCCCGAAACCCCTGTCTACAACATTCTTGGCAATCATGAAGCGCATCCCACGAATGTGTACGAACTTGGCGAAGTGACACGTCCGGACTTTTCTACGAATTGGTTATACCACTTGTCCGCTGATCTTTGGAGTCACTGGCTGCCCCGTGCAACCGAGCAGACGATCCGGCTTGGCGGTTACTACACGGCCCTGATACGACCCGGATTCCGTGTGATCGCACTCAACAACAACGACTGTTACACCTTCAACTGGTGGATCTTATACCAACCGGATGCGCTCAAGGGACAGCTGCAATGGTTGCACGATGTTTTGCTGCAGGCGGAACGGACCGGTGAGAAGGTACACATCCTAGCCCATCTTCCCATCTCATCCGATTGTTTCAGCGTGTGGCAGCGGGAGTATCGTCGAATCTTGGAGCGCTTCCGTGATACGATCAGTGCTCAGTTCCACGGTCACACACACAAGGACGAGTTTAATGTGTTTTACGCGAGCGAAAACCCAGAGTTTGCTGTCGGTGTGGCGTGGAACGGTGGCAGTGGCACGGCACATACCAATGTCAACCCGAACTACGTCGTGTACTACGTCAATCCGGATACTTAT GAAGTGACCGATTTTGAATCGTACGCATACAATTTAACTTCCGCTAACTTAACACCAGATGAGCGACCCGACTGGTTCCGTATGTACTCGTTCCAGGAGGAATTTGGTTTATCCGATCTCAGTCCAGCCGGTGTGGATGAATTAATTCAACGACTGGGAACACCCGCCGGACGGGACGATCTGCGCCGGTACTGGGAATATAAGGTAAAGCTGGCGGATGCTTCGCTTGCCAACGACTGTACTGAGGATTGTCTGCTGAACCATCTGTGTGAGATCGTCACCAATCAAGCGGACGATCTCCGAAAGTGCCAGGAACTGTCGGACACGTTTTTCGACTaa